One genomic region from Terriglobus aquaticus encodes:
- the ribH gene encoding 6,7-dimethyl-8-ribityllumazine synthase: MIKGVTTVRAASSAAAWQRAASLFAELGFEPGKGWDDGTGKGAAFLAPLANVEFVTGRLPAVPELLVEVTQLDLVHGIVKRWAAAEVRSEDLPQVVGEIADTHWKSRLFTAEIAGTTFGFWERNDVLAGRPIALEGDLSAAGMRFGIVVARWNAVITDRLLQGSLDAILRSGGKLADVQIVRVPGAWEIPNAARMLADARRADGTRSFDAVITLGCLLRGETAHYEAIYNEAARGIGQSQQDTGVPHAFGVLTCETLEQALNRAGVKAGNKGFEAAVAAIEMVSIAKKLGDAGHHLGSGVSAAREVNEQLQVAGDLPVVAQATTGAAAEADAIVEEAGS, from the coding sequence ATGATCAAGGGTGTGACCACGGTGCGGGCCGCCAGCTCTGCCGCCGCGTGGCAGCGGGCAGCGTCCCTGTTTGCCGAATTGGGGTTTGAACCGGGCAAAGGCTGGGATGATGGCACGGGCAAGGGTGCCGCGTTCCTGGCACCGCTGGCGAATGTGGAGTTTGTGACCGGGCGCCTGCCCGCCGTGCCGGAACTGCTGGTGGAAGTTACTCAGTTGGACCTGGTGCACGGCATCGTGAAGCGCTGGGCGGCTGCGGAGGTCCGGTCAGAGGACCTGCCGCAAGTCGTCGGCGAGATTGCGGACACACACTGGAAGTCGCGCCTGTTTACGGCAGAGATTGCCGGCACTACCTTCGGCTTCTGGGAGCGGAACGACGTTCTGGCCGGTCGCCCAATCGCCCTGGAGGGCGACCTGAGCGCGGCGGGCATGCGGTTCGGCATCGTTGTGGCGCGCTGGAACGCGGTGATCACGGATCGCCTGCTGCAGGGTTCGCTCGATGCGATTCTGCGCTCCGGCGGCAAGCTGGCGGATGTGCAGATCGTGCGCGTGCCAGGAGCGTGGGAGATTCCGAACGCTGCGCGCATGCTGGCCGATGCGCGCCGCGCGGATGGAACGCGTTCCTTCGACGCGGTCATTACGCTGGGCTGCCTTCTGCGTGGAGAGACCGCGCACTACGAGGCGATCTACAACGAAGCGGCGCGTGGCATTGGGCAGTCGCAGCAGGACACGGGCGTGCCGCACGCATTTGGCGTGCTGACCTGCGAAACGCTGGAGCAGGCGCTGAACCGCGCCGGTGTGAAGGCCGGCAACAAGGGATTTGAGGCAGCCGTCGCAGCGATTGAGATGGTAAGCATCGCGAAGAAGCTGGGCGATGCCGGCCACCACCTGGGCAGCGGTGTCAGCGCGGCCCGCGAGGTGAATGAGCAGTTGCAGGTGGCCGGCGATCTGCCCGTAGTGGCACAGGCGACGACAGGGGCCGCGGCTGAGGCGGATGCGATTGTGGAAGAGGCAGGAAGCTAA
- a CDS encoding ribosome maturation factor RimP: MAVSIEAVRSLAERIASRHGLEIVDVEFTGAGKQRALRVYVEKDAAGREELKRKAAEDASGLPSGVPVEALSGVTHEDCATFAQDFGTVLDVEDLIPGTAEYTLEVSSPGVERKLYRTADYERFSGFLAEVRTFQPVHGSKKLTGRMSFANDTVTLDLSAVKAKGKRKKGAEPAPEIVEIPLRDIERAQLVAEF; encoded by the coding sequence TTGGCAGTTTCGATCGAAGCGGTTCGTTCGCTGGCAGAGCGAATTGCGAGCCGGCACGGCCTGGAAATTGTGGATGTGGAGTTCACCGGTGCCGGCAAACAGCGCGCGCTGCGCGTGTACGTGGAGAAAGACGCAGCCGGCCGCGAGGAACTGAAGCGCAAAGCCGCCGAGGATGCGTCGGGTCTGCCCAGCGGTGTCCCCGTGGAGGCGCTGAGCGGCGTGACCCACGAGGATTGCGCCACGTTTGCCCAGGACTTCGGCACGGTACTGGACGTGGAGGACCTGATTCCCGGAACCGCGGAATACACGCTGGAGGTGAGTTCGCCCGGCGTGGAGCGCAAGCTGTACCGGACGGCTGATTACGAGCGCTTCTCCGGCTTTCTGGCGGAGGTCCGCACCTTTCAGCCGGTACACGGGTCCAAGAAGCTGACCGGTCGCATGAGTTTTGCCAACGACACGGTCACGCTGGACCTCTCTGCCGTGAAAGCCAAGGGCAAAAGGAAGAAAGGTGCCGAACCGGCACCCGAAATCGTAGAAATCCCGCTGCGCGACATTGAACGCGCGCAGCTCGTTGCGGAGTTCTAA
- a CDS encoding glycoside hydrolase family 88/105 protein, producing the protein MRFHRIVFAALSVVAAPLLAQQQASQYFTNWPQGYDPAAVGKRVAEHFVTSPHQYGPTIHYSEAVTWYGALTYATLTHDDALRTALIHKYEPLEPGGAEAARIPQRHHVDDSIFGIVPLEIAIETHDPKFQKEGLFWADRQWENPQPDGFSAETRYWIDDMYMLTMLQLEAYRATHEQKYLDRDAKEMVAYLDKLQKPNGLFWHADDVPFFWGRGDGWVAAGMAEMLRELPEGHPQRARILQGYRTMMAALVKYQGQDGMWRQLIDKPESWPESSSSAMFTFAMITGVKNGWLDAATYGPPARRGWIALAGYIDQNSNITSVCEGTGKKNDLEYYLLRKRITGDFHGQAPVLWAVSALLR; encoded by the coding sequence ATGCGTTTTCATCGAATCGTTTTTGCCGCCCTGAGCGTGGTCGCTGCGCCCCTGTTGGCGCAGCAGCAAGCGTCGCAATACTTCACCAACTGGCCGCAGGGCTATGACCCCGCTGCCGTCGGCAAGCGCGTTGCGGAGCACTTCGTCACGTCGCCGCACCAGTACGGTCCGACGATCCACTACTCGGAAGCGGTGACCTGGTATGGTGCCCTGACATACGCGACGCTGACGCACGACGATGCCCTGCGCACCGCGCTGATCCACAAGTACGAGCCGCTGGAGCCCGGCGGTGCCGAGGCTGCGCGCATTCCGCAGCGGCACCATGTGGACGACAGCATCTTCGGCATCGTTCCGCTGGAGATTGCGATTGAGACGCACGATCCCAAGTTCCAGAAAGAAGGCCTGTTCTGGGCCGACCGGCAATGGGAGAACCCGCAGCCCGACGGCTTCTCCGCCGAGACGCGCTACTGGATCGACGACATGTACATGCTGACCATGCTGCAGCTGGAGGCATACCGCGCCACGCACGAGCAGAAGTACCTGGACCGTGACGCAAAGGAAATGGTCGCCTACCTGGACAAGCTGCAGAAGCCGAACGGGCTGTTCTGGCACGCGGATGATGTGCCGTTCTTCTGGGGACGCGGCGATGGCTGGGTCGCGGCCGGCATGGCCGAGATGCTGCGCGAGCTGCCGGAGGGCCATCCGCAGCGGGCGCGCATCCTGCAGGGCTATCGCACCATGATGGCGGCATTGGTGAAGTACCAGGGGCAGGACGGCATGTGGCGGCAGTTGATCGACAAGCCGGAGTCATGGCCGGAGAGCTCGTCCAGCGCCATGTTCACGTTTGCCATGATCACGGGCGTGAAGAACGGCTGGCTGGATGCCGCGACCTACGGCCCGCCCGCGCGACGCGGCTGGATTGCCCTGGCCGGATACATCGACCAGAACAGCAACATCACCAGCGTGTGCGAGGGCACGGGCAAGAAGAACGATCTGGAATACTACCTGTTGCGCAAGCGCATCACTGGCGACTTCCACGGGCAGGCACCGGTGCTGTGGGCGGTTTCGGCGCTGCTGCGGTAA
- the infB gene encoding translation initiation factor IF-2: protein MSKVRVNDLARELEVKSKEILDALAAVGVTEKKTHSSSIEDDEAAKVRSLLTGGRGAARSGGASTADARPRVDLKNATKPGDIARAILERRQAEQAAATAARTAAPPRPVVTPPPAASAPVAPERPAPAAAQPAAPAARAVVTPPPAPRVITPASVAAARPVVTPPAQPVVARPAAPATPAAVAAPAAPRPVPPPASTPLPPRNPRATPVMPTLRIAQPRTPDAPSDPARRIVPQARQAPAVVVRPAVRPGQPAGDRPAIASSTPPPQGVVVARPPATPAGTAAQPPAAAQSAAAPAAPVAPAAPPVVEAAAPAEPAPPVRRVIMPQTGPRPTYSAPPPTPGQPPRRPIFQRPGGPGAPGGPGGRPGFGPRPGFGAGPGGPGGPGGPGARRPMHPTRSYPGGPPAGGPGGRPGFGARPGFGGPGGRPGFGARPGGPGGLAPEGAPGAAKPGMRPAARKGAANKKRYEKSKEGPMKGFAPPSRFGGAQVPMGEVPITRVITVTEGITVKDLAEKLDLRGKDLIAMLLMRGVFVTVNQSLDNELVKQVAAAYGADAQIQTVEETIENEAIEGLLEDTSGMVEIVRPPVVTVMGHVDHGKTSLLDAIRSTDVAGGEAGGITQHIGAYKVHVQKPDSPAFGREIVFLDTPGHEAFTRMRARGAKVTDIVVIVVAADDGVMPQTIEAIDHARAAKVPIIVAVNKIDKPGANPDKIMQQMAERGLQPDSWGGDTPFVQVSAKQRTNLDGLEEMICLVADTNQQKAIPERPAVGTVIEAKLDRGRGAVASILVQNGTLKTGDSYLVGNTFGKIRAMFDDRGRAIDVAGPSTPVEILGLESIPDAGDTFIVMADRDRAKEVARYRTLKEREAQLAKSSRASLEGLAEQIRTAGVKDLNIILKGDVQGSVQVLEDSLQRMSTDKVRVRVLHSGVGAITESDILLAAASNAVVIGFNVRPERKAQELADQDNVEIRLHSIIYELQDEITKAMFGLLEPVFRENYLGRAEVLNVFKITKVGQIAGSVVRDGVIPRNAQVRVTRDGQELWKGKLQNLKRFKDDVREVTSGMECGIDLGFRDIRVGDMIEAYSTEKVAAELGENVADRKAAAAKQAASAEQPETANA, encoded by the coding sequence TTGAGCAAAGTTAGAGTCAACGATCTGGCGCGCGAGCTTGAGGTCAAGAGCAAGGAAATTCTTGACGCGCTTGCAGCAGTCGGAGTCACAGAGAAAAAGACGCACAGTTCGTCCATCGAGGACGACGAAGCCGCAAAGGTCCGGTCATTGCTGACCGGTGGCCGCGGTGCCGCCCGCAGTGGCGGAGCCTCCACTGCCGACGCCCGGCCGCGGGTAGATCTGAAGAACGCGACCAAGCCCGGTGATATTGCCCGCGCCATCCTGGAGCGCAGGCAGGCCGAACAGGCAGCCGCAACAGCGGCCCGTACCGCCGCGCCGCCACGCCCGGTGGTCACGCCTCCGCCGGCAGCATCGGCGCCTGTTGCACCGGAACGCCCGGCGCCAGCGGCGGCCCAGCCTGCCGCGCCGGCTGCCCGTGCCGTGGTTACGCCGCCGCCCGCACCTCGTGTCATCACGCCTGCTTCGGTGGCTGCAGCACGTCCGGTCGTCACGCCCCCGGCACAGCCCGTAGTGGCTCGCCCCGCAGCTCCGGCCACACCGGCGGCGGTTGCGGCGCCCGCAGCTCCCCGCCCGGTTCCGCCACCCGCATCGACTCCCCTGCCCCCGCGCAATCCTCGTGCGACGCCGGTCATGCCGACCTTGCGCATTGCTCAGCCGCGCACACCGGATGCTCCCAGCGACCCCGCCCGGCGCATTGTTCCGCAGGCACGTCAGGCGCCTGCGGTGGTGGTCCGACCGGCAGTGCGTCCTGGCCAGCCCGCCGGCGATCGCCCGGCCATTGCCAGCAGCACACCGCCCCCGCAGGGTGTGGTCGTGGCGCGTCCGCCGGCAACCCCGGCTGGAACCGCCGCGCAGCCCCCAGCGGCAGCACAGTCTGCGGCTGCTCCCGCGGCGCCCGTAGCTCCAGCAGCACCACCCGTGGTGGAAGCCGCTGCACCGGCTGAACCCGCTCCTCCGGTCCGCCGCGTGATCATGCCGCAGACCGGTCCGCGGCCTACGTATTCCGCTCCACCGCCGACTCCCGGCCAGCCGCCACGCCGTCCCATCTTCCAGCGGCCGGGTGGCCCTGGTGCGCCGGGCGGACCTGGCGGACGTCCTGGTTTTGGACCCCGCCCCGGATTCGGCGCTGGACCTGGTGGTCCTGGCGGACCCGGTGGACCTGGCGCTCGCCGTCCCATGCACCCGACCCGCTCCTACCCGGGCGGACCGCCTGCTGGCGGACCCGGTGGACGTCCCGGCTTCGGTGCGCGTCCTGGCTTTGGCGGTCCTGGTGGACGCCCTGGCTTTGGTGCGCGTCCCGGTGGTCCTGGCGGTCTGGCTCCTGAGGGCGCGCCTGGTGCAGCCAAGCCCGGCATGCGTCCGGCGGCTCGCAAGGGCGCGGCCAACAAGAAGCGTTACGAAAAGAGCAAAGAAGGCCCAATGAAGGGCTTCGCGCCGCCGTCGCGTTTCGGCGGAGCGCAGGTCCCCATGGGCGAGGTGCCGATCACCCGCGTCATCACCGTGACCGAGGGCATTACCGTGAAGGACCTGGCCGAGAAGCTGGACCTGCGCGGCAAGGACCTGATCGCGATGCTGCTGATGCGCGGTGTGTTCGTGACCGTCAACCAGTCGCTCGACAATGAGCTGGTGAAGCAGGTTGCCGCCGCCTACGGCGCCGACGCGCAAATCCAGACCGTCGAAGAGACGATCGAAAACGAAGCGATCGAAGGTCTGCTGGAAGACACCAGCGGCATGGTCGAGATTGTGCGTCCGCCGGTTGTTACCGTCATGGGCCACGTCGACCACGGCAAGACCTCCCTGCTGGACGCGATCCGCTCGACGGATGTGGCTGGCGGCGAAGCCGGTGGCATCACGCAGCACATCGGTGCCTACAAGGTGCACGTCCAGAAGCCGGATTCACCTGCCTTTGGCCGCGAGATCGTCTTCCTGGATACCCCGGGTCACGAGGCGTTTACCCGTATGCGTGCGCGCGGCGCCAAGGTCACCGACATTGTCGTGATCGTGGTTGCGGCGGACGACGGCGTGATGCCGCAGACGATCGAAGCCATCGACCACGCTCGCGCGGCCAAGGTGCCGATCATTGTGGCGGTGAACAAGATCGACAAGCCGGGCGCCAACCCCGACAAGATCATGCAGCAGATGGCCGAGCGTGGTCTGCAGCCTGACTCCTGGGGCGGCGACACACCGTTTGTGCAGGTTTCGGCGAAGCAGCGGACCAACCTGGACGGCCTGGAAGAGATGATCTGCCTGGTCGCCGATACGAACCAGCAGAAGGCAATTCCGGAGCGTCCGGCAGTCGGTACCGTGATTGAAGCCAAGCTGGATCGCGGCCGCGGTGCGGTGGCATCCATCCTGGTGCAGAACGGAACCCTGAAGACGGGTGACAGCTACCTGGTGGGCAACACCTTTGGCAAGATCCGCGCCATGTTCGATGACCGTGGCCGCGCGATCGATGTCGCGGGTCCGTCCACACCGGTCGAGATCCTGGGTCTGGAATCGATCCCCGACGCAGGCGACACGTTCATCGTGATGGCCGACCGCGACCGCGCTAAGGAAGTGGCTCGCTACCGCACGCTGAAGGAGCGTGAGGCACAGCTTGCTAAGTCCAGCCGCGCATCGCTGGAAGGCTTGGCCGAGCAGATCCGTACGGCTGGCGTGAAGGACCTCAACATCATCCTGAAGGGCGATGTGCAGGGTTCGGTGCAGGTGCTGGAGGACTCGCTGCAGCGCATGTCGACTGACAAGGTACGCGTTCGCGTGCTGCACTCGGGCGTCGGCGCCATTACGGAATCCGACATCCTGCTGGCCGCAGCGTCGAACGCCGTGGTCATCGGCTTCAACGTCCGTCCGGAACGGAAGGCGCAGGAACTGGCCGACCAGGACAACGTGGAGATTCGTCTGCACTCGATTATTTACGAGCTGCAGGACGAGATCACCAAGGCCATGTTCGGGTTGCTGGAACCAGTTTTCCGCGAGAACTACCTGGGCCGCGCCGAAGTGCTGAACGTCTTCAAGATCACCAAGGTCGGCCAGATTGCCGGCTCGGTGGTTCGCGACGGCGTGATCCCGCGCAACGCACAGGTCCGCGTGACCCGCGACGGTCAGGAACTGTGGAAGGGCAAGCTGCAGAACCTGAAGCGCTTCAAGGACGACGTCCGCGAAGTGACCAGCGGCATGGAGTGCGGTATCGATCTGGGCTTCCGCGACATTCGCGTGGGCGACATGATCGAGGCGTACTCCACGGAGAAGGTGGCAGCCGAGCTGGGCGAGAACGTGGCGGACCGTAAGGCCGCTGCAGCCAAGCAGGCCGCCAGCGCCGAACAGCCGGAAACCGCCAACGCGTAA
- the nusA gene encoding transcription termination factor NusA, translating to MASALYQAIETMSRDKGIDPEIVVGAVEDAIALATRKYYKTATNMRGEFDKETGEIRAYEYKTVVEPTEEEPLDEDNQLTLEEAREMAGEVEIGSELRFYRDTSPLGRIAAQMAKQVIFQKVREAERDTVFNEYAHRVGEVLNATVKRVEPMDLIFDIGKAEARMPKREQSRLEQFSVGERVRVVLLRVDRAAKGPQVIVSRAAPALVQTLFQSEVPEIYDGTVAIRAIAREAGERTKIAVVSRDKDVDPVGACVGMKGMRVQSIIRELRGEKIDIIEYSEEITTFAEKALQPAKVARVSITDLNEKQLEVIVDDTQLSLAIGKKGQNVRLAAKLLGWKIDIKSEEEKRQEVEQAMRALEGTPQTPIEQVTELGDQVLEKLIAAGITTVEHLADMTEEELGEVPGIGDKSVERIAVAVRHYFGQYEEGEARPEKPVSELAASLENNTASDSSVAHTAPTEEDGKPYDPASEGDGTEAGEVLRLADDANEPGAEEGDLTKESSMSKTPEQVLAEQAIYADEPVEVGSIDDAVLREDRLSQLDAFGNDADIREAQIEMNNDMTDDLAVQAGETGSETIDRDEPLG from the coding sequence ATGGCAAGTGCACTGTACCAGGCAATTGAGACTATGAGCCGCGACAAGGGCATCGACCCGGAGATCGTCGTGGGCGCCGTGGAAGACGCGATCGCGCTGGCGACGCGCAAGTATTACAAGACCGCGACCAACATGCGCGGTGAGTTTGACAAGGAAACCGGCGAGATTCGCGCGTACGAGTACAAAACCGTCGTGGAGCCGACCGAAGAAGAGCCGCTGGACGAGGACAATCAGCTGACGCTGGAAGAGGCTCGCGAAATGGCCGGCGAAGTCGAGATCGGCTCAGAGCTGCGCTTCTACCGCGACACCTCCCCGCTGGGCCGCATCGCGGCGCAGATGGCCAAGCAGGTCATCTTCCAGAAGGTGCGCGAGGCCGAGCGCGACACCGTGTTCAACGAGTACGCGCATCGCGTGGGCGAAGTTCTGAACGCGACGGTGAAGCGCGTGGAACCGATGGACCTGATCTTTGACATCGGCAAGGCCGAGGCTCGCATGCCAAAGCGCGAGCAGAGCCGCCTGGAGCAGTTCAGCGTGGGCGAGCGCGTTCGGGTCGTCCTGCTGCGCGTGGACCGCGCCGCAAAGGGACCGCAGGTAATCGTTAGCCGCGCTGCGCCGGCGCTGGTGCAGACGCTGTTCCAGAGCGAAGTTCCAGAGATTTACGACGGCACCGTCGCCATCCGCGCGATTGCGCGTGAGGCGGGCGAGCGCACCAAGATCGCCGTGGTCTCGCGCGACAAGGACGTCGATCCGGTCGGCGCCTGCGTCGGTATGAAGGGCATGCGCGTGCAGTCGATCATCCGCGAACTGCGCGGCGAAAAGATCGACATCATCGAGTATTCGGAAGAGATCACCACCTTTGCCGAGAAGGCGTTGCAGCCGGCCAAGGTGGCTCGTGTGTCGATCACCGATCTGAACGAGAAGCAGCTCGAGGTGATCGTTGACGACACCCAGCTTTCGCTCGCCATCGGCAAGAAGGGTCAGAACGTCCGCCTGGCGGCCAAGCTGCTGGGATGGAAGATCGACATCAAGTCTGAGGAAGAAAAGCGGCAGGAAGTGGAGCAGGCGATGCGCGCGCTGGAAGGCACGCCGCAGACGCCGATCGAACAGGTGACGGAACTGGGCGACCAGGTGCTGGAGAAGCTGATCGCTGCCGGCATCACCACCGTGGAGCACCTGGCGGACATGACCGAGGAAGAGCTGGGCGAGGTTCCGGGCATCGGTGACAAGTCGGTGGAGCGGATCGCCGTTGCCGTGCGGCACTACTTCGGCCAGTACGAAGAGGGCGAAGCGCGGCCGGAAAAGCCCGTCAGCGAGCTTGCAGCGTCTTTGGAGAACAATACGGCATCTGATTCTTCAGTCGCCCACACTGCTCCCACCGAAGAAGATGGCAAGCCGTACGATCCCGCGTCAGAAGGGGACGGTACGGAGGCAGGCGAAGTTCTGCGATTGGCCGATGACGCAAACGAGCCGGGAGCGGAAGAAGGCGACCTGACGAAGGAGAGTTCCATGAGCAAGACACCCGAACAGGTGCTGGCCGAGCAGGCCATCTACGCGGACGAGCCGGTGGAAGTCGGATCGATCGACGATGCCGTGCTGCGCGAAGACCGCCTGAGCCAACTGGATGCCTTCGGCAACGACGCCGACATCCGCGAGGCGCAGATCGAGATGAATAACGACATGACGGACGACCTGGCCGTGCAGGCTGGCGAGACCGGAAGCGAAACGATCGACCGGGATGAGCCCCTTGGTTAG
- a CDS encoding alpha-L-arabinofuranosidase C-terminal domain-containing protein — MRFSPLCCAALSLGSFVAAAAFAQQAPATITIQADKPLHKVSPMLYGLMTEEINYSYDGGLYAEMVRNRTFEHDWSGFEHWTLVEQGTGRARFEGSRTDGPTVDLPSSLHLTVSAADAQNPAGIRNDGYWGMAVRPDTTYTGSIFAHVVDGTPGVLTVSLVNDNTGKVLATTTTQQLNGDWKQYQYVLKTDKLPAGSVGSQNHLQFTLTSPGTVDLQLPSLFPPTYKNRANGNRADLMDMLAGMHPHFLRMPGGNYLEGDVPEERFNWKATLGPLQNRPTHRSPWNYTSTDGMGLLEFLEWTEDLNIEPVLAVYAGYSLKGAHINAGAALKPYVDDALDEIEFVTGDQNTKWGAIRTQLGHPKPFPLHYVEIGNEDEFDRSGSYDGRYKQFYGAIKQAYPQLQLIATTPVKSMTPDVIDDHYYKQSGEFYAMLNHYDTMDRNGPKIFVGEWATREGSPTTNAGAMLGDAAFMTSMERNSDLIVMASYAPLFVNVNPGGMQWSGDLIGYDAMTSYGAPSYYAQALFSQYLGTDVPESQKSGGSDRVFYSVTTDAAKGKIFLKLVNGTTTPQPVQLQINGAKLAREAQVETLSAATQAETNSITDPRRIVPVHSVLKGVNGNLQHTLPPLTVQVITFSM, encoded by the coding sequence ATGCGTTTCTCTCCGCTTTGCTGCGCCGCTCTCTCGCTTGGATCTTTCGTCGCTGCCGCTGCTTTTGCCCAGCAGGCACCCGCCACCATCACGATCCAGGCGGACAAGCCGCTGCACAAGGTCAGCCCGATGCTCTACGGCCTAATGACCGAGGAGATCAACTATTCCTACGACGGCGGCCTGTATGCAGAAATGGTGCGCAACCGCACCTTTGAGCATGACTGGTCAGGCTTTGAGCACTGGACGCTGGTAGAACAGGGCACCGGGCGCGCCAGGTTTGAAGGCAGCCGCACCGACGGACCCACGGTTGACCTGCCGAGCAGCCTGCACCTGACGGTAAGCGCAGCCGATGCACAGAATCCCGCGGGTATCCGCAACGATGGCTACTGGGGCATGGCGGTGCGCCCCGACACCACCTATACCGGATCGATTTTCGCGCACGTGGTTGACGGAACGCCCGGTGTGCTCACGGTTTCGCTGGTGAACGACAATACCGGAAAAGTGCTGGCGACCACCACGACTCAGCAGTTGAACGGCGACTGGAAGCAGTACCAATACGTTCTGAAGACGGACAAGCTGCCCGCAGGATCGGTAGGTTCGCAGAACCACCTGCAGTTCACGCTGACGTCGCCCGGCACGGTCGACCTGCAACTGCCCTCGCTATTTCCGCCCACATATAAGAACCGCGCCAACGGCAATCGCGCGGACTTGATGGACATGCTGGCCGGAATGCATCCGCACTTCCTGCGCATGCCCGGCGGCAACTACCTGGAAGGCGACGTACCGGAAGAGCGCTTCAACTGGAAGGCGACGCTCGGTCCGCTGCAGAACCGGCCCACGCATCGCAGCCCGTGGAACTACACCTCGACCGACGGCATGGGTTTGCTGGAGTTCCTAGAGTGGACCGAGGACCTGAACATTGAGCCGGTCCTGGCGGTGTACGCCGGCTACTCGCTCAAGGGTGCGCACATCAATGCCGGTGCCGCGCTGAAGCCTTATGTGGACGACGCGCTGGACGAGATCGAGTTCGTTACCGGCGACCAGAACACGAAGTGGGGCGCGATCCGCACCCAGCTTGGCCATCCGAAGCCGTTCCCGCTGCACTATGTCGAGATCGGCAATGAAGACGAGTTCGACCGCTCCGGCAGCTATGACGGTCGATACAAGCAGTTCTACGGAGCGATCAAGCAGGCGTATCCGCAGTTGCAGTTGATTGCGACCACACCGGTGAAGAGCATGACCCCCGACGTGATCGACGATCACTACTACAAGCAGTCGGGCGAGTTCTACGCGATGCTGAACCATTACGACACCATGGATCGCAACGGTCCCAAGATCTTCGTGGGCGAGTGGGCGACGCGCGAAGGCAGCCCCACCACCAACGCCGGTGCCATGCTGGGAGACGCGGCGTTTATGACCAGCATGGAACGCAACAGCGACCTGATTGTGATGGCGAGCTATGCTCCCCTGTTCGTCAACGTGAACCCGGGCGGCATGCAGTGGTCGGGCGATCTGATCGGCTACGACGCGATGACGAGCTATGGCGCGCCGTCGTACTACGCGCAGGCGCTGTTCTCGCAATACCTGGGAACCGATGTGCCGGAATCACAGAAGTCGGGCGGCAGCGACCGCGTCTTTTACTCGGTGACAACCGACGCCGCCAAGGGCAAGATCTTCCTGAAGCTGGTGAACGGCACCACCACACCGCAGCCGGTGCAGTTGCAGATCAACGGCGCGAAGCTGGCCCGCGAGGCGCAGGTAGAAACGCTCTCGGCCGCAACCCAGGCGGAGACGAACTCCATCACCGATCCGCGGCGCATCGTTCCGGTCCACAGCGTGCTCAAGGGCGTAAACGGCAACCTGCAACACACCCTGCCGCCGCTGACCGTGCAGGTCATCACGTTCAGCATGTAA
- the nusB gene encoding transcription antitermination factor NusB, protein MAGERRKAREIAMQMLYQADMGKQQPLEVRRVFWKSREDENGKQTVEPDTREFAEDLFRVATERSDEVDELIEKHAQNWRLARMAAVDRNVLRMAVAEMLGFRATPHPIVINEALEIARRYAAPESITFLNGVLDAVGRDVLKMRLG, encoded by the coding sequence ATGGCCGGGGAACGCCGAAAAGCGCGAGAGATCGCGATGCAGATGCTGTACCAGGCGGACATGGGCAAGCAGCAGCCGCTGGAAGTGCGCCGAGTGTTCTGGAAGAGCCGCGAAGACGAGAACGGAAAGCAGACCGTGGAGCCGGACACGCGCGAGTTCGCGGAAGACCTGTTCCGCGTGGCCACCGAGCGTTCCGATGAGGTGGATGAGCTGATCGAGAAGCACGCGCAGAACTGGCGCCTCGCCCGCATGGCAGCGGTGGACCGCAACGTATTGCGCATGGCGGTGGCGGAGATGCTCGGCTTTCGAGCGACGCCACACCCGATCGTGATCAACGAAGCGCTCGAGATCGCGCGCCGCTACGCCGCACCCGAGAGCATTACGTTCCTGAACGGCGTGCTGGACGCGGTGGGCCGGGACGTGCTGAAGATGCGTCTGGGATAG